The Vanessa atalanta chromosome 2, ilVanAtal1.2, whole genome shotgun sequence DNA window gattTCAATTCAATAGTTAATACCACATTCACGTAACAAGCTATGTTGGTAGTTTTGTATGATGTACCGGTCTGAATAGGATGGAAAATAGGAACttgaaatagaaaaaacaatattaaatttatatagctatttatcttttattatattccatAGCGATATGACGATTCATATGCTGCAATCAAAGTAAGATTTTAAAACTCGTTTTACGATTTGTCGATTTTTTGTCTTAATACCATTCTTAACtgataatattagattaaattgATTGCGGCTAtcattaactaatattaatgtCACTGTGTTAACGCGCTCTGTGATTGCTTTGGAATtggtaataaactaaaatttggtaagtcttatattaaatttaatattttatttataattccatATTGCAATGTTATGAaagttttatactaatatatcaACAATGGATTTCTATAATTCCAATGTATTAAGCTTGTATTAATggtggaaataaaatataaatcacgtagataaattttcatttcaaaaacgTATCTAAGCATCCAAATAGCTGCTTTAGTTttccagtatttattttatcgatatcaaGTAGCCAATATCAATTGCTGAATGAATTTATCCATGAGTCGTACTACACTACGAATGGTGTCTAATTATCTGAAGGATAGGTAGAATGTTATGTTATAGATAACCTATCGAAgtcaaattaacttttattcaaGTTAATGGTCTGATTGCAGGTGCAAAGATGCGTAGGGAACTTATATTTCTAGTACTTCTAGGCTTTGCTTCGTCATTGCCATTGGCGTCAGATCAAAATGACAGAGTATCATTAATCATGGAAAGTTTACAAAATGCAGGTACGTGAAAATATTTCgaatgtgaaaaataaaataacagtttatatttcattatcacCAACATCAtaatcttcatcatcatcaacgttatcatcatttatattattatcattcggTTGTGTACTTACTCTATTTATTTGCAAGAGAAGGTTGTGACAGATGCAAACCATCCACAatcaatttttttcattttttttttgttttacttttgagttaacaaataataaacatttgcgTGGCTTATTAGactaaatgattattaattaataataaactaattgtatttaatagaacatagtaataatttaaaagaagtaaTATGTTTCATACGGACAAAGTAGCATTGTAAAGGGATtcattaataagttataattgtagaggatattattttcagtaaaagGGGTGTGATAACATATGAAGATGAAgatttttatctctttatattaataacgaaatCTGTGACGTTCCAtcgtagaatatttatttatatgcaaatatttgaattaaaacctTTCTTAAGACTGAACAAAAAGTGAATTTTATACACTGGTATAAAATTAGGTACTGAcctaataatttgatttaaagttCACTCACTAACAAAAACAGGTTCTGACAAAACCCGTTCTGACAGTTAGACAGCAGCTTAGCTTTATATCTTTTGACAGGAATTGATGCCACACTAAAATTCACCGAGAGTGATGGAGTAAAAAACGTCTAAAATCACAAATTGCGCAGAATTATTTGAtggtaacattaataataataaattgtattttacagaGGTAGGTTCAAGAATCGGTCTCGTTGAAAGCATAGTCCTAGCAGTGCTTGAAGTTTTGAGAAACCTGATTAAAAATGGCTCAGAAAATTTCCCTGTTCTTGATCCTATATTAgtggaaaatattcatttaaacgaGAGTACTTTAAATTTGCCGAAGTAAGTGATATTTTATTGGACAAAAAGTTATGCAACATAACTGcctattttaatttctaagaAGTTTAGAAACGTCTTCCGTCAAGTTATTTGCACGTTTAACCGTGACTAAGGTGtcattaattctaatataatgTTTCCTCATttccctattttttttatggttttaagATTTGGTGGTTTTGGAGTTTTATAATTGCGAATTTATTTTGAGAAGGCCCTTTATTTTAACTTTGGCcaacaattttcaatattttattttctgggTTCTAGAGTCTAGAGTTCTGTGTTTTAGAAGGATAAATAAACCAGCGTAGTTACAGGTACAGGAGACGTAACGTCGTCGTCCCATTTTTAGCAACATATGGTAGGTGTAAAGATTTTACGTATCGCAGTCCCAGTTTCTATGAGTGAAGGTGGCTAATAAGTGGTAGATTTATTCGGCTGCCGTTAAGACTGAGCACAATTAGGGGTTTGGTTCGTCTTATGTTTATTAGtgaaaatgaagaaaatatCGCGATAAAAATTGCGAATGTCGTACTAATGACTATCAAACGTTCATTCGTTACGCAGCATTTGAGCAGCGTCACGGAACAAGAACCAAACTTTTATTAAGTGGAAAAGCTTGAAGCTGAGCGATTGaacttttaaatactattactgTTAACTGTATTtagatgttattgttatttaatgcttgaattaaattatatattttatatttttatagctctCACATCACTATCGACGATTTGACAATAAGTGATATTAGCACCTTTGAGATGGAAGAGATCAAGTTTTCCATGGCGTCTTTGTTGCTTCAGAGATATAAATTGGACTTCAATTTAGTAATCCCAGTTGTAAATGTCAATACGAGTAAGATAttcaagttaatttttttttaaaacaaacttcttttaatgaatctagtgattcaattaaatttagtatagaTACTAGATTATGATTTTACTCACGTCCATAGTATCTGCAATATATCAGCTTAATCTGTCTCGTGGAactgatttaaaattacaattcgaAGTATTAGGACACACATAAAAACAGATGAAATCATAAAATCCCTACTTTGTGGTAGGACTTCGTGCAAGGCTGTCTGCGTTGGTACCACCGATAGATTTGTGCATCAGTTATTCTAatcccaaacagcaatacctagtaatgttgtgttccggttttaagactgagtgagccagtgtaactgcaggcatcagggacaaaacatcttaggtcccaaggttggtcgcgcattggtgtgatataagaaattgttaatattccttacagcgccaatgttttgTTGTCAATGGTGACGACTGATCATTGTGTGGCCGATTTGCCTTTCCGCAtatctaatacaaaaaaaaaagatttataaaagtcTAGTTGCTGATGTAAATCATCAAGTCTAAGTCCTAAGTGTGTTAATACGGTGccgttaacaaatatttttagcccatatcaatgaaaaaataaataaagacattttatgCTTAAATATGTCTTTTCGAGTAATTTTTGGAAGAGGTTAGATTATATACacaagcattagcagcccgtaaatgtcccactgctgggataaaggcctcctctcctttgaggagaaggtttggagcatattccaccacgctgctccaatgtgggttggcggaatacacatgtggcagaatttcgttgaaattagacacatgcaggtttcctcacgatgttttccttcaccgccgagcacgagatgaattataaacacaaatttagcacatgaaatttcagtggtgcctgcctgggtttgagcccgaaatcatcggttaagatgcacgcgttctaaccactgggccatctcgactcacaTACACAAAAATCCTCTTAAATATAGCAGTAAAAAGTTTCTATGTTTTTGACgttttgtttattcttttttttttttaattactctttCCGTTTCTACTAATGGATTTAAGAATTGTGTTAAATGTTTCGGattaatacatatgtaattaattttaggtaGCTACGATTTGTCATTAAGAGTATTTGGTGGTGATGTTTATGGAAAAGGAGACATGAAGTAAGAATTTAAATACTTgtcttaaattgtttttattttttaaatacgtgaCCAATCAAATGGACGAATTTTTTTTAGACTACAGATCATAAAACCAAGGGTACATGGTTACTTCGTAATTGGATTTAGAACAAGTGAGGGTGGTATTTTCATAGTCTTGCACGAATGCAAAATCAAAATTGGATTGGATTCTTTTGAGGTATGTATACTATTTTGCGCACGCATACTTTGGTCacgtatgaataaattattgtttatttgcatACTCGGTAGTTTCCGCGGCTTCATCTAGGATGAAAAAGCCTATCTTATGTGCTATTCCAGAGTATAATCGatctctgtgccaaatttcattgagtaacaaacatccatataTCAAAactttcgtatttttaatattaagttagtaTTACAAGTCGTTGATATTGTTTTGTaaggtttattatttgttttagccTGTAATTACTGGTATGTTCAACAATCAAGCTAGCAGTGATTTTGTTTCtgcttttttgaaaaatttagtcAAAGAAATGTTGGAATTTTTCGAGGTGAGTTTTTTTGGtgttttttagaaaattaaataattgtagttttgttataataacgtttgttaaattaaaaattattatcaaggccttaattatatacaaaataaaataaaaaaatgttgctttacaaatcatgaccgcgtggaatggtggcaagaatgctag harbors:
- the LOC125068936 gene encoding uncharacterized protein LOC125068936, with translation MESLQNAEVGSRIGLVESIVLAVLEVLRNLIKNGSENFPVLDPILVENIHLNESTLNLPNSHITIDDLTISDISTFEMEEIKFSMASLLLQRYKLDFNLVIPVVNVNTSSYDLSLRVFGGDVYGKGDMKLQIIKPRVHGYFVIGFRTSEGGIFIVLHECKIKIGLDSFEDEKAYLMCYSRV